The following are encoded in a window of Magnolia sinica isolate HGM2019 chromosome 11, MsV1, whole genome shotgun sequence genomic DNA:
- the LOC131219261 gene encoding uncharacterized protein LOC131219261 has protein sequence MMMTPNPSSKAPSSETTNFGGINSTNLNAGPPQAPNQQIRALNGPVAILWDIENCPVPSDVRPEDVAGNIRMALRVHPVINGAVNMFSAYGDFNAFPRRLREGCQRTGVKLIDVPNGRKDAADKAILVDMFLFALDNPPPSSILLISGDVDFAPALHILGQRGYTVILVIPAGVGVSSALSNAGRYVWDWPSVARGEGFVPPKAFMSRGSDIAGYLMTCHLGDSPDAQIEEEAIVYRGISQGDYSTRANINQIYCFNSSQHVSRDFSRTSHSMSEYTSNMISMPCFPSSRSQSLPSEPCASDPIEPQDPTLWVQPGDVQGLKGQLVKLLELSGGSLPLVRIPSEYHKLFGRPLYVSEYGACKLVNLLRKMSDMMTVEGKGNRKFICLRNKLGPGLPRKDKKGKGVQDENITGCIDTACSSDEFSDDERTNEQDERNIETVSEPAHEFVSRREQFRQELQELLVSYSCKILLSTFEALYEQRYKKALDYPSFGVNDLEELIEKMRDVVILHEEHGSKRKFIVAAV, from the coding sequence ATGATGATGACTCCAAATCCATCTTCAAAGGCCCCGTCATCAGAAACTACAAATTTCGGAGGAATAAATTCCACGAACTTAAACGCGGGCCCACCTCAGGCACCCAATCAGCAAATTAGAGCCTTGAATGGACCTGTGGCTATTCTCTGGGACATCGAGAACTGCCCAGTTCCCAGTGATGTTCGACCTGAAGATGTAGCTGGCAACATTCGGATGGCACTTCGGGTGCATCCTGTAATCAACGGTGCAGTGAACATGTTCTCTGCGTATGGTGATTTCAATGCCTTCCCACGCAGACTGAGAGAGGGCTGCCAAAGAACTGGCGTAAAACTCATAGACGTCCCAAATGGTCGGAAGGATGCTGCTGATAAAGCCATCTTGGTTGACATGTTCTTATTTGCGCTTGACAACCCTCCTCCGTCTTCAATCTTGCTCATATCTGGGGATGTAGATTTTGCACCGGCGTTACATATACTCGGCCAACGTGGCTACACCGTCATCCTCGTCATCCCGGCTGGGGTAGGCGTCTCCTCCGCTCTGAGCAATGCTGGCAGGTATGTCTGGGATTGGCCAAGTGTGGCCCGTGGAGAAGGCTTTGTGCCCCCCAAGGCATTTATGTCCCGTGGGTCTGACATTGCTGGCTATCTCATGACTTGTCACCTCGGCGACAGTCCAGATGCTCAAATCGAAGAAGAAGCGATCGTTTACAGAGGGATCTCACAAGGTGACTACAGTACTCGAGCTAACATCAACCAGATTTATTGCTTCAACTCGTCACAGCATGTCTCAAGGGACTTCTCTAGAACGTCGCATTCAATGTCCGAGTACACCAGCAACATGATCTCGATGCCTTGTTTTCCTTCATCGAGATCCCAGAGTCTGCCATCTGAACCTTGTGCCAGTGACCCAATCGAACCGCAAGACCCTACATTGTGGGTGCAGCCTGGAGACGTTCAAGGTCTGAAGGGCCAGCTAGTGAAGCTGCTTGAGCTGTCGGGAGGAAGCTTGCCACTTGTACGGATTCCATCCGAGTATCATAAGCTCTTTGGCCGGCCACTTTATGTGTCCGAGTATGGAGCATGCAAGCTTGTGAATCTTCTCCGGAAGATGTCGGATATGATGACAGTGGAGGGGAAGGGGAATCGGAAATTCATTTGTCTCCGTAACAAACTGGGGCCCGGTCTTCCTAGAAAGGACAAGAAAGGGAAAGGAGTTCAGGATGAAAACATCACTGGATGCATCGACACTGCTTGCTCGTCGGACGAGTTCTCAGATGATGAGCGGACCAATGAACAGGACGAGAGGAACATAGAGACTGTTTCAGAGCCTGCCCATGAATTCGTCAGCCGTCGCGAACAATTCAGGCAAGAGCTGCAGGAGCTTCTCGTGAGCTACTCATGCAAGATTCTGCTGAGCACGTTCGAAGCTCTATACGAGCAGCGGTACAAGAAGGCCCTTGATTACCCGAGCTTTGGGGTCAATGATCTGGAGGAGCTGATTGAGAAGATGAGAGACGTCGTGATCTTGCATGAAGAGCATGGTAGTAAGAGGAAATTCATTGTGGCAGCTGTCTAG
- the LOC131219262 gene encoding BAG family molecular chaperone regulator 8, chloroplastic-like — protein MASHYHHHPHSSHHSPCSCCCCCSSCSSNHHPTPPSPTDPLLQAIATQLLHSQYPKPQHQQQHPHQYHPLKQPQQTQSLLLLQSLLRRVAALESSLHHIYPPSHSHSPPLSLRDIAARTIQTHFRAFLARRSQTLRQLKHLASIKSNLAALKSSLSDKTQLRRPDALSQKVTSLLQKLESIQGGDSMIREGKRAISSELIQLLQFVNGMAAKRQETPSKSTKKVSFSENGNRSRALANAQEPFPSIQAAGNGASIDRRVLCDDQRDLVDELSREIERIEGLSRILENDEQGLDVELEGFQQISDDERNPGKNFKDEGNFGMSGIYQGRNGNLGLSADPTMPGMAAEGSFGMNGIYQGQNGNLGLSAPLPVQMEEIRGSDLGKKKKFARVIG, from the exons atGGCATCTCACTACCACCACCATCCTCACAGCTCCCATCACTCTCCTtgcagctgctgctgttgctgcagcAGCTGCTCATCAAATCACCATCCTACCCCTCCCTCTCCCACTGACCCTCTTCTTCAAGCCATTGCTACTCAACTCCTCCATTCCCAATACCCCAAACCTCAACACCAACAACAACACCCACATCAATACCACCCCCTAAAACAACCACAACAAACCCaatctctccttctccttcaatCCCTCCTCCGTCGTGTCGCGGCCCTTGAATCCTCTCTCCACCACATCTATCCTCCTTCTCATTCTCATTCACCTCCCCTATCTCTCCGAGACATCGCCGCTCGCACCATCCAAACCCATTTCCGAGCTTTCCTTGCCCGTCGATCCCAAACCCTCAGACAACTCAAACACCTCGCCTCTATCAAATCCAATCTTGCTGCCCTCAAATCCTCTCTCTCAGACAAGACCCAACTCCGCAGACCCGACGCCCTCTCGCAGAAAGTCACCAGTCTGCTCCAAAAGCTCGAATCCATTCAG GGCGGTGACTCGATGATTCGTGAAGGGAAAAGGGCAATAAGCAGTGAACTGATTCAGCTTTTGCAGTTCGTTAATGGCATGGCAGCGAAAAGGCAAGAGACTCCTTCCAAATCAACAAAAAAGGTAAGCTTCTCAGAGAATGGTAATCGATCCAGAGCTTTGGCCAATGCTCAGGAGCCATTTCCAAGCATTCAAGCTGCCGGAAATGGTGCCAGCATTGATCGTCGGGTTCTGTGTGATGATCAGAGAGATTTAGTGGATGAATTGAGCAGAGAAATTGAACGCATCGAAGGGTTATCCAGGATTCTTGAGAATGATGAGCAAGGGCTTGATGTTGAGCTGGAAGGATTTCAACAGATCAGTGATGATGAAAGAAACCCCGGAAAGAATTTTAAGGACGAGGGAAATTTTGGAATGAGTGGGATCTACCAGGGTCGAAATGGGAATTTGGGTTTGTCTGCTGACCCAACTATGCCTGGGATGGCTGCTGAGGGCAGTTTTGGAATGAATGGGATCTACCAGGGTCAAAATGGGAATTTGGGTTTGTCTGCTCCATTGCCTGTGCAGATGGAGGAAATTAGGGGAAGTGATTTGGGCAAGAAAAAGAAGTTTGCGAGGGTGATTGGGTGA